The Papaver somniferum cultivar HN1 chromosome 3, ASM357369v1, whole genome shotgun sequence genome includes a region encoding these proteins:
- the LOC113357021 gene encoding F-box/kelch-repeat protein At5g42350-like, with product MANFGSSKSYVNGKKISFICDDSLEGAENRILVERVVGESSLQREFEDLSVSKRLVKSVSQKLRKKSHKNGGEEEGEERRVSSGCLGLYGKGGGCKVGVDTCDDFGEGSNRRKSIVGDEMKGYQPVCGDDEAMVDCFPNAVAEKFWKRGNRKEREFQFGEPPSRDRMDLLLPDDVLEMCFKRLPLTALMASRLVCKKWRYLTSTPRFLQMRCDGLYQTPWLFLFGVVKNGYCAGHVHALDVSLDQWHKIDAKIIKGKFLFSVATIGDDVYVVGGCSSLTSFGTVDKSSFKTHKGVLVFSPLTKSWRKVASMKSARSSAILGVFKVSSHSSIFRSQKDRKDRRFPRSRIGGVSDVYEDPHRLSVRRQFGNAFDETDSLLVSRSKSFVKHERNFSNPKGFTRYVLIAVGGLGSWDEPLDSGEIFDPVSNRWIETMKLPVDFGVLCSGVVCGETFYVYSETDKLAAYDLEKGIWVGIQITQSPPRLHEYYPKLVSANDRLFMLSVSWCGQDFQTDRREKAVRKLWELDLVPRTWTEISRHPDAPMDWNASFVADRGRIFGIEMFKIFGHVLDFFTVCDMSSSDLKWKHISRKHVAQELDASSCVTKSLAVLHL from the coding sequence ATGGCTAACTTTGGTAGCTCTAAGAGCTATGTTAACGGTAAGAAAATATCTTTTATTTGTGATGATTCTCTAGAAGGAGCGGAGAACAGGATTCTAGTTGAGAGGGTGGTTGGTGAATCGTCTCTTCAACGAGAATTCGAAGATTTGAGTGTGTCAAAACGCCTAGTGAAAAGTGTTAGCCAGAAGTTGAGAAAGAAGAGTCATAAAAATGGTGGGGAGGAAGAGGGTGAAGAGCGGAGAGTTTCTTCTGGATGCCTTGGTTTGTATGGAAAAGGTGGCGGTTGTAAAGTGGGTGTAGACACATGTGATGATTTTGGTGAGGGCAGCAATCGAAGGAAGTCAATTGTTGGGGATGAAATGAAGGGGTACCAGCCTGTTTGTGGCGATGATGAAGCTATGGTTGATTGTTTTCCGAATGCTGTTGCAGAGAAATTTTGGAAGAGAGGTAATAGAAAGGAGAGAGAATTTCAATTTGGAGAACCACCCTCGCGTGATAGGATGGACCTTTTGCTTCCAGATGATGTTCTagaaatgtgtttcaagagactTCCTCTGACTGCTCTCATGGCTTCTCGGCTTGTCTGCAAAAAATGGAGATATCTAACAAGCACACCTCGTTTTTTACAAATGAGGTGTGATGGTTTGTATCAGACGCCATGGTTGTTCCTATTTGGAGTTGTGAAGAATGGTTATTGTGCTGGCCATGTACATGCATTGGATGTATCACTTGATCAGTGGCACAAGATTGACGCTAAAATCATCAAGGGAAAGTTCTTGTTCTCTGTTGCCACTATTGGAGATGATGTGTACGTTGTTGGAGGTTGTTCTAGCTTGACCAGCTTTGGAACAGTTGATAAGAGCTCCTTTAAAACCCACAAAGGGGTTCTAGTATTTAGTCCCTTAACCAAGTCTTGGCGGAAAGTAGCTTCGATGAAGTCAGCTAGATCATCAGCTATTCTTGGAGTTTTTAAGGTCAGTTCTCACTCTTCTATTTTTCGAAGTCAGAAAGACAGAAAAGATCGGCGGTTTCCGAGGTCAAGAATTGGCGGTGTTTCGGATGTTTACGAGGATCCTCATAGGCTTTCAGTAAGACGTCAATTTGGGAATGCTTTTGACGAAACTGATTCTTTATTAGTGTCCAGGAGTAAATCTTTTGTCAAACATGAAAGGAACTTCTCAAATCCAAAAGGATTTACTAGGTATGTTCTGATTGCTGTAGGTGGTTTAGGATCTTGGGATGAACCTTTGGATTCAGGGGAAATTTTCGACCCAGTGTCGAATAGATGGATAGAAACCATGAAATTGCCGGTAGATTTCGGAGTCCTTTGTTCTGGTGTTGTTTGTGGTGAGACGTTTTATGTTTATTCTGAGACCGACAAACTTGCAGCATATGATTTGGAAAAGGGTATCTGGGTAGGGATTCAGATCACTCAATCTCCTCCACGTCTTCATGAATATTACCCAAAACTCGTGTCTGCCAATGATCGGTTGTTCATGCTCTCTGTTTCATGGTGCGGGCAAGATTTTCAGACTGACAGAAGAGAAAAGGCTGTAAGGAAGTTATGGGAGCTAGATCTCGTGCCGCGTACATGGACTGAAATCTCTAGACATCCGGATGCACCTATGGACTGGAACGCTTCATTTGTGGCTGATAGGGGTCGGATATTCGGGATTGAGATGTTCAAGATATTTGGTCACGTACTGGACTTCTTTACTGTATGTGATATGTCGAGTTCGGATCTTAAGTGGAAACATATTTCAAGAAAACATGTAGCTCAAGAACTCGATGCTTCTTCTTGCGTGACCAAGTCATTAGCAgtattgcacctgtga